Sequence from the Ammospiza nelsoni isolate bAmmNel1 chromosome 7, bAmmNel1.pri, whole genome shotgun sequence genome:
CAGGGGCTGTTTTGGGATCAGGAGTGTGACAAACAAAAAGTTGTTTTCCCAAGCTTTTTTGAGCAAATCTGAAGTACATTATGTGGCCCATTGCaacaaaagacacagaaataagCACCAATAAGCCAAAAGCTTCAGGGTTTGGGGCCAAGATGACCATGATGAAGTGCAGCAAGTCAAGAAGATAATTCATGGAGTTTTGGACACCGTTTATGATGCCTCTTTCAGATTCTATGACGTTTTCTTGGAGTAACTGTGTGACAGTCAAATCAAAGGACCAAAGGCCTatggagagagaaaacaattatcCATACTGCTGGGCTTCCCATGGCAAACTCATCACTGGCACAATTCAATTCATCCTTCCAAGCACTCACTTCTGCCAAAAATGCACAGCATAAGATATCCTCTTGTTGACTAGAACTGATTTCACACTCACAGTCAAGAGCAACTGACTTTccttttacaaaatatttcatgaaaTAATAGATAAAGAAACTTGATACATGAAGTTGCCTGACACATCCTGTTTCATCACGACTAAGGAGTCAATGTTTTACTCATCCTTTTCTTGTTTAAATAACTGGCTTACAGCTATTTACAGTGTATTCATCCTAGGTGCAATCACTAAacttctgtatttaaaaaacccacaaacatcTTTTAAATTATGCAAAATACACAATAATTTCATATGGGTGACATCCGCTTCCATACTGGTTTAGTCTGTTCATGACTCAGCTTTAGAAGCTTATCTTGCAAAAAAACTTAATGCACGTGAACCAAGTATTTTATTCCTCCAGAATTCAgcaaaaactgcagaaattgAGGATAATGATTCTACAGATGACCATTACTGTTCATCACATTTATATGTTAGACTGCCTATTCTGTTGACAGATACTAATATTATGCTAACCAGCAATACCTCAAAAACTTAAGCTGCAATCCAAATCAAAGCTTCCTTTCTAAATGACAATTTAAATAAATGGATTAATTTAGTAAACTCTGAAATGCAAAGGTTTTCACAGCAGATGTGTTTGGCGCTGTTTCCTAGTAACAAGTGGTTTCATTTGGTcatgaacaaaaataatttagagaTAAGCTTTCCAAAAAATATGTTACAATCATCTCCAAATGTGGTAACTTTTCTCCTATTAGTGACATAAAATATACATGGAGTTAGAACTGCAGTCTTCACCCTAGTGATACTCTTGCAGGatcatttcatttttatgtgaTGTATAATCAACTAGCCCCAGAAACAAGATGTAACATTCCAATTATTTCCTCTAATTCCAAAGTTCTATTTAGTTGACAGGTACTGTAACTTATAGAATTAAAAGTAGATGTTAAACCAAATTGTAGAGACATAATACTTACCAACTCTAGCAGCAATGACTCCTGCAAACAGGAGACTAACAGAGATTAAAGGCACAGGCTCAGGATTCATCTCTGGGTCACTGTCAGCAGGAGCAATAGACCCGTTTAACAACTTGGGCATTCCAGTTGCAAAAATCATTTCAGATTCTGGAGATGCTATAGTAGGCAATGGCTCATTTTCAAACAGCCTGGCACTGATGTCAGCAAATGGAGAAACAGTCAGATCCATAGGGCTTCCAGGCATAAATACAGAGACGACACATAAGATCAGACACGCAAACTGAGCGACTCCAGAAATAAGGCCCGTGCGAATGAGGCCACATTTGCGCCGGAGCCAAGTGAAAGCCACTGTTCCCATGATTCCAGTGACTGCTGAGGCACCCATGAGGAGGCTTAGCACAGAGCCACTCAGCCCCTGAGTGTATGCATAGCCTGTAGTGATACAATCGAATCCCAGAACAGTCATATAGAGGAATGCAAGGCCCATGCCTGCAAGGAACACCGGCTGGTTGTAGTACGCAACCCATCCATCCCGGAAGGTTATGAAAGGTTCGGCAATCCGGGCAGCGCAGCCGACTTCCTTCTCCGGCTGGGGCTCAAAGCCAGCTACATCTTTCTCAATAATGAGCTGCACTCCTTCAGCAGGTTTCATGTCACTCTCTGTAAACAGAAATGGAGCTGTCAGATACACTCCTGCCTGCAAAATGCACAGTGTAAAGCCACAGATGATTGTTTGCCAGAAGTTCACTACTGCAGAAGTGCATCAGTCAAGCTCCACTGCCAAGCTTTCTTTTAATtactaaattaaaataatttaaagccTTCTAAAATCCTACCTGGGGAGTAAGATCAAGTACAGTTTATCCCTATCagtttaattaattaaacagTGATAGGAAAAAGCACTGCCTGCTTCTAGCTGAGAATGCCCCAGCTCcacagagaaattatttgtttaaagAATGCCAGTGTCAGTAGGCATTTCAACACAGCTTTGTATGCTTAAAAGCACTGACTGAAACAAAGGGCATACTTAAACATCTGTCAGTATCTCATGTCAAGGCTGACACCTATCCAGAGTCAAGAGCTTTCAAAGCTCgacttaaaaagaaagaaacaacaaaccaaaaacctaTGCATTTCTACCACTCCATTCTCACTGcaataaaggaaaaaggcaCTTCCACTGatcacaaacaaaaatccaaaaactcACAGCACTATTTACACTACTAAGGAGGACAAATTCCACAAATGTCTGGATGCCTGAGCAGTGCTTTTACACTATAAAGTTCAAAACTAACACCACATACAGCAAGTGAGATGCATGAAGTACTTCAGcaacttttaaaaacacaagTCTTCTAATGAAATCAGAATATTGCAACAGCAAAGATTAATAAGTGTTTCCTACAGATTGACATTTCCTAAATGCTTCATTCTCCAGAAGTATTTAAAAGCCAGTTCCAAAGCTGTGGAGCCTTCCACACTCTCTTGTTCTCTAATACTCAACTGCCACCAGCCTGGTCCAACAGCTTACTGGACCAGCTGTAACCACCATGGATCTGATGGCTGGGAAGATAGATCTCTCCAGCAGTTTTAATAGCAGCTTTCTAACTCACAATATAGTGAGACAAGACTGTTAGCATTTAAACAAAACCCACGAATTCttatttcaaaaaaaaccctaaataacccaataataaaaacacaaacaaaaacccaccacCTATGCTAGGGCTGGGGGCCATAACATGAGTGTTCAGTAATGTTATATACTGCTACCTTAAAAATGGGGAAACACTTAAGTTTAGTATTTCAGCATCTAACATTTCTATTACTTCACAATAAAAAGTGTGTTTCTGAATTTAAATTTCTGATATTGAGTCTATCTAAAGTAACTTTAGTATCAATTTTGGTGCTACTTATAGTAATAATAGCCACAGTCATCTACACTGCAAATCCCACTTGTACTGCCTGGCCAAAGAACCAgagctgaaggccaaaagagtttatttttttccctccaccaTTTCCTGCAGCATGTAAAAATCATTAAGTCATGCCAGAATAGAAGTATGACCATCTATTCTAGATTCTCCTGAAAGCCTGTTAGTACTAGGTGTAAGCAGAGATGAGTTAGCAAGGAATAGTCTTACAGAGGCTGTAGACACTACAGAGCCAAGGGCCTGGTCCAGCTTATCAGCTATAGTATAGATGGATAGGAGTATTCCTTATGATCAGCCTGAAGGCAGACTTGCCCTAAGGGGTTAACAAAGAGAAGACAATTCATTCTGTGGCTGCATTTTATGAAATTCCTCAAAAAGCTGCCCAAAGTATTGTCTCTTAGATAAGAGTCTCTGGTATCTATACCCCAAACCTGCAATCTTCAAGCCAGGAGCAGAAAGCTATTTAGCCTCAAAGCAGTGCCTGTGGA
This genomic interval carries:
- the SLC40A1 gene encoding solute carrier family 40 member 1 isoform X2; the encoded protein is MARAAEPEGRRRGGSVIAYFTSAKFLLYLGHALSTWGDRMWHFAVSVFLVELYGNSLLLTAVYGLVVAGSVLLLGALIGDWVDKNSRLKDMNATIRRIDQLTNILAPMAVGQIMTFGSPMIGCGFISGWNLMSMCVEYLLLWKVYQKTPTLALKSAKVEASELKQLNVKKESDMKPAEGVQLIIEKDVAGFEPQPEKEVGCAARIAEPFITFRDGWVAYYNQPVFLAGMGLAFLYMTVLGFDCITTGYAYTQGLSGSVLSLLMGASAVTGIMGTVAFTWLRRKCGLIRTGLISGVAQFACLILCVVSVFMPGSPMDLTVSPFADISARLFENEPLPTIASPESEMIFATGMPKLLNGSIAPADSDPEMNPEPVPLISVSLLFAGVIAARVGLWSFDLTVTQLLQENVIESERGIINGVQNSMNYLLDLLHFIMVILAPNPEAFGLLVLISVSFVAMGHIMYFRFAQKSLGKQLFVCHTPDPKTAPDSSPPGNTSTV
- the SLC40A1 gene encoding solute carrier family 40 member 1 isoform X1, which encodes MARAAEPEGRRRGGSVIAYFTSAKFLLYLGHALSTWGDRMWHFAVSVFLVELYGNSLLLTAVYGLVVAGSVLLLGALIGDWVDKNSRLKVAQTSLIVQNSSVILCGVILMIIFLFKTQLLTLYHGWLLTLCYILVITIANIANLASTATAITIQRDWIVVVAGEDRSKLADMNATIRRIDQLTNILAPMAVGQIMTFGSPMIGCGFISGWNLMSMCVEYLLLWKVYQKTPTLALKSAKVEASELKQLNVKKESDMKPAEGVQLIIEKDVAGFEPQPEKEVGCAARIAEPFITFRDGWVAYYNQPVFLAGMGLAFLYMTVLGFDCITTGYAYTQGLSGSVLSLLMGASAVTGIMGTVAFTWLRRKCGLIRTGLISGVAQFACLILCVVSVFMPGSPMDLTVSPFADISARLFENEPLPTIASPESEMIFATGMPKLLNGSIAPADSDPEMNPEPVPLISVSLLFAGVIAARVGLWSFDLTVTQLLQENVIESERGIINGVQNSMNYLLDLLHFIMVILAPNPEAFGLLVLISVSFVAMGHIMYFRFAQKSLGKQLFVCHTPDPKTAPDSSPPGNTSTV